In Saccharomyces eubayanus strain FM1318 chromosome XIV, whole genome shotgun sequence, the sequence ATATGTTGACAAGTTTTGTGCAATACATTTTGTTAAGCCCTTCGTATATCAATGTTTTGAACATCTATGCATTTTGCAATGTTCATGACTTGTCATGGGGTACAAAGGGTGCAATGGCTGACCCATTGGGTAAAATTAATACTACGGAAGACGGTACATTCAAGATGGAAGTTTTAGTGTCAAGTTCAGAGATTCAAGCAAATTACgataaatatttgaaagtCTTGAACGATTTTGATCCAAAGTCTGAATCGCAATCTAGTGAGCCATCGtttggtgaaaagaaaaccgGCTATTACGCGAACGTTAGATCACTCGTAATTATATTTTGGGTCATAAcaaatttcatcatcgttGCTGTTGTGTTAGAAACGGGTGGTATTGCGGATTATATTGCCCTGAAATCCATATCAACAAGTGATACTTTAGCAACAGCCAAAACCACAGAAATCCCCTTAATGACAAGTAAAGCGTCGATTTACTTTAATGTAATACTATGGTTGGTGGCATTATCTGCATTGATAAGATTTATTGGTTGTTCATTCTATATGATTGTCAGagctttcaaaaagattACATCCCGTTAAATgggtttgttttttttggtttaaaTGAACAGGTGTGTCGTTAGTTGgtatataataaataatttaGTTGTGACTATCATATTTTCTAGTGGAAAGTTTTGCTTataggtttttttttagtaaaGCGATTCGCCATCGATGATATCAACTAAAATGATCTTTAgagaaaaaacataaattattattagtggctcaaaaaataattacaGTCAAGGAAATTTCGAGTAAACGGAGTTCTTATcacaaaaataaagaatacaTCTTGTCCTGCTtaatcaaaatattcagGCTTTATTTGGTCTTTATTTAGTTTTCAGAAGGCCGCACGCATGCTGCTGATTTAGTTTAGCGATGGTTTACAGCATAATAATTATTCTTGAACAAAGCGAAGCTCGATAAATCATATATCTGTATATAGGTAGGCTCCACAACTCATTGAAAGGAAACGCACTTGCAAATTCATGAATTATCATTTGATTACACAGTCGCATGGTATTACGTTGTACAGCATAAAATTATCCGCCGGCCGGACCTTAGAAACTGTGGCGCTTTTTAAGACGCATCTCAAAAAAACTAGtaacaaaggaaaaagaaacaggtGTGTATAAAAAGTGTATTCGAAACTAgtctttaaaaaagaaacagaaattAAAGACTCGAGAAGACCAGAAGGTATCCCAACTGACAGGAGAGATAGAACATTAGTGATGTGtagatttttgattttcaaagGTAAACAGCCAATCCGGCTTTCTCACCTTTTAACGAGACCAGCTCATTCTATTATAAACCAATCATTTGACAGTAGATTACGTTTAGATAGAAGAAGACCAATGAATGGTGACGGATTTGGTGTAGCATACTACCCACTAGACAACGAACTGAGCGAAGACGGCCCAtgtcttttcaaagctATCACGCCGGCATGGAACAATCAAAATCTAAGTACACTAGCAGAAAAGACGAAATCTGATTTAGTCTTTGCCCACGTAAGGGCCTCCACATACGGTGTTTTGTCTGAAACAAATTGCCATCCGTTTACGTATCACAGCTTATGTTTTATGCATAATGGTGGTATatccaatttcaaaggaatcaagagaaaattattgaatCACATTAAGGACGAATACCTCAATTTTATCCAGGGAAGTACAGATTCCGAGTGTGCATTTGCATTGTTTTTGGATACGCTAGACAAATTAGGCCATGATCCGAAGAAACAAGAGGGCGATTTTGGTAACGTCGCTCTTAGGAAGGCAATGCTACAAACCATTGACTATATCAGGGATTGGACCAAAGAAGCCAACAAGAATGAAGTGCATGTGGATCCATCTTTATTGAACTTTGCTGTAACAGATGGATCTACCGTCATTGTTTCCAGATATATAACATCCAAGACTGACRAGGCAGCATCCTTACATTTCAGCTGTGGTTCCAGTTTTGTAGAGACCTCACCAGGGGAATACAGAGTAGAGAGGCTAGACAGAAATCAAGATGTGATTATGGTTGCATCAGAACCATTGACATTCGAAAGAGGAGATTGGACCGCCCTACCCACCAATAGCATATTGACCATCAAGAAACAGACAATATTGCTGCATCCCATTATCGACGAATATTACCAAGAAGACCCACTATACTTAAGAAGCTCCACGCTGGCAGAAAGCAAAGGGCTTATGGGTTCTATACCGCTCGCAAAGGCTGTGGAAAGAAATGTTCCTCCGTTAGAGAGAGAAGGCCGTACAAGACCTCCAACTGCTGCCACACACATAGCATAAACATACGCGAAGAGAAACTTTactaccaccaccaccataAATACGTATACAAATAACGAGCATTAATACATGATAACACAAATATTGCACCTTGCAGTTAATTGGTTGCGCGAAACTACAGACAACGTGCAGCACGTAACCCGACCGGTAACCATGGCAACATTCAGGGTAATGTACACTATGGGTTAACACCCATCCACCCGAGTTTAGTCGGGTGACCTTTTCCGGAAGCGGAAATTTACAAATATCCGGCGGATTCCACAAGGggagtgaaaaaaaatacgtAAAATAACCCAGCGATGCGATATTTTTGAACCGTCTTGTTCGAGCGTTTCTTACCGCGGGAACCGGGTTTTTGGCCGTTGAgagacaaaaagaaaaaaaatccgcTTCCGTGCGCCAGTGACAGTCGCCGAAACGAGACAATTTCTCAATTCGTTTGTTTGTGTACTGGTATTTGTTATCTTTCCTATATATATGTTGCCGAGTTTCTCATACCTATTGGTGTTcacttttcttcctttttctcagGTGTGTTGTGCGTATCTTTTAGTTTATTGATTactttatatattatagCTAGTTTTTGGATTGTAGAAAAAGTTTTGCtctgttctttttatttagaAACAATCTATTTAGGTTAACTTAAACGAGTGAGCTTTAGATAATCTGACTACAAGAAAACCGAGCTTCTTTTTactttgtttcttttctctttttttctcttttgattaaagaattttcctttaagGAGTAACTTAAGCATTTAGCTGCACAACaaacactttttttttatctaaCTCACACACCTTTAGaatattaatttttcaaccttCATTCCCAAATACCCCCCAGTACGATATAATTGAAATATGAAGTTTTCCTCAGTTACCGCTATTGCTCTAGCTACTGTTGCCACTGTTGCCATAGCTAAGAAGGGTGAACATGATTTTACTACTACCCTGACTTTGTCCCAGGATGGTACTTTGCTCACCACCACTTCTACTCATACTACTCATAAGTATGGTAAGTTCAACAAGACTTCCAAGACTAAGACTCACCGTACTGGTACTCACAAGTATGGTAAGTTCAACAAGACTTCCAAGACTAAGACTCACCGTACTGGTACTCACAAGTACGGTAAGTTCAACAAGACTTCCAAGACTAAGACTCACCGYACTGGTACTCACAAGTACGGTAAGTTCAACAAGACTTCCAAGACTAAAACCCACCGCACTGGTACTCACAAGTACGGTAAGTTCAACAAGACTTCAAAGTCCAAGACTCCTAACCACACTGGTACCCACAAGTATGGTAAGTTTAACAAGACCAAACATCACCACACCACTTATGGCGTGAACGATAAGGCTGCCGTGAATAACGCTGCCGCTGGTCCATCCAACTTCAACTCCATGAAGTTATTCGGTGTTACCGCTGGTAGCGCTGCCATTGCCGGCGccttattattgttataaTAAGCCTTAAACTGGATTTGAGAAGTGGAAgaaatttattttcttctttttatgtttttttaccCCCCCTTCAGTTAGAAGTAGCATCTTTATTTCGCTACTTCGACTACTATGTGTTTACGTGTGCTTGTGCAAGAGTGAAATTTACTGTGATTGTgctctttttattttttttttttacagaaaaaacgaagaaaagagaattcCGAATGCTACGATTCTAAGAGAGGTACgacttcttttttcgaaaGGTCTAATGAATGTGTGTGTTTCATTAGcttggaaaataaagaaaaaatactgAACTCACTATTGtagttttctctttttattaCAAATTGAAAGTGGAAGAGAATAAGGGCGAACTTGGTGATTGTGTGTGAAAGCCTTGTTTCATCTTATACCCTTCCCTTTCATTTGAATGCTATACAAGAAAGTGTGCACTTTCTTctatacttttttctttcaatgacTTGTGTGTTTATTACCCTTTAATtaattacaaaaaataaactacGTTTTTACTTTCTAATTGTGaaaattcctttttttacatatataaatgcTTACATATGTGTCAGTTTATTCAAGTTCGTTCATTAGATTCCCTCTTTGCAGCTCCCAATGACGACCGGCTTATTACTAGACCTGTATGCCTTCTCTCTGGCACTAAAACGTATATTTGATTGTTTACACCATTAAGCTGCGCAAAAAAGATCACTTAACTGGTATCGTCATTAATGacatataatatatatatatataaatttaTAGACTCAAAACTAACGAGAGAGAATTGTTTATCAAATAGTTACAAATGCTGTTAGTTTCAGTACGGCACTCCCAGTTCCATGGGAATGCTAGAACTACTCTTCCTATTAATGATTTGGCttgtattattttatcttcGTTCGACCAAATGTGTATCACTATATACGATTTacgattttttcttttcttttttcttcaagagtCGATGGGGAAGgattgaaaaaggaaatacAGACCAGATACGAATTTAGTGATTGATCACACTTCACTTGTAATATCAAAACGACTGGCACCTTACGAAAGTCACGACTAACTGAGTAAAAATTACGAAGTAGTAACACCAATAGACCTGTTCTTCTTAATTACAtcctttgattttattttttgagGTTGAAACTTTTCCTATTAAATTCTTCAGGTGTATTTCGTCATTTATTAAAACGAATTTTCTGAATTTGTATCCTTTCTAATCTTAGAAGTTACCAATCTACACATCAAATTAGATAAAAATGGATACTGGCACTGACTCTTCCACTAGCAAGTTTGTTCCTGAATACAGACGTAccaattttaaaaataaaggtaGATTTTCTGCTGACGAACTTCGTCGTCGTAGAGATACACAACAAGTTGAACTCAGAAAAGCGAAGAGGGATGAAGCTTTAGCCAAGAGAAGAAACTTTGTTCCACCAACTGATGGTGCCGATTCcgatgaagaggatgagAGCTCCATTTCTGCAGACCAACAATTTTATAGTCAGCTACAACAAGAATTACCACAAATGACGCAACAACTTAACTCTGATGATATGCAAGAACAATTGAGTGCTACTGTCAAATTCAGACAAATTTTGTCCAGAGAACACCGTCCTCCAATTGATATTGTCATCCAAGCTGGTGTGGTTCCAAGATTAGTAGAATTCATGCGTGAAAACCAACCAGAAATGCTACAATTGGAAGCTGCTTGGGCTTTGACTAACATTGCATCAGGTACATCAGCTCAAACAAAGGTCGTTGTGGATGCTGATGCTGTACCACTTTTCATTCAACTATTATATACCGGCTCCGTTGAAGTTAAAGAGCAAGCTATTTGGGCTTTAGGTAACGTCGCTGGTGATTCTACCGATTATAGAGACTATGTTCTACAGTGCAACGCCATGGAGCCAATTCTAGGCCTTTTCAACTCCAATAAACCATCTTTGATCAGAACCGCTACTTGGACTTTATCCAATTTATGTCGAGGTAAAAAACCACAACCAGATTGGTCCGTTGTCTCCCAAGCCTTACCAACTTTAGCAAAATTAATCTATTCAATGGACACTGAAACTTTGGTTGACGCTTGTTGGGCCATATCTTACCTATCCGATGGTCCACAAGAAGCTATTCAAGCTGTAATCGATGTTAGAATTCCAAAGAGATTAGTTGAAWTACTAAGCCACGAATCGACCTTGGTTCAAACTCCTGCTTTAAGAGCTGTGGGTAACATAGTAACTGGTAATGATTTACAGACTCAAGTGGTTATAAATGCTGGTGTCTTATCTGCCTTAAGACTACTACTAAGCtctccaaaagaaaacataaagaaagaagcatGTTGGACCATCTCTAATATTACGGCAGGTAACACTGAACAAATCCAAGCAGTTATTGATTCGAACTTAATCCCTCCATTGGTCAAACTGTTGGAAGTTGCAGAAtataaaactaaaaaagaaGCTTGTTGGGCCATTTCTAATGCCTCCTCAGGTGGTTTGCAAAGACCAGACATCATCAGATATCTAGTATCTCAAGGTTGTATAAAGCCGTTGTGTGATTTGTTAGAAATCGCTGATAACAGAATCATCGAAGTTACTTTAGATGCCCTAGAGAATATCTTAAAGATGGGTGAAGCCGATAAAGAAGCTCGCGGTTTGaatattaatgaaaatgctgactttattgaaaaagctgGTGGTATggaaaagattttcaattgtcaacaaaatgaaaatgataagATTTATGAAAAGGCATACAAGATCATTGAAACTTATTTCggtgaagaagaggatGCTGTAGATGAAACTATGGCTCCACAAAATGCCGGCAATACTTTTGGATTTGGTTCTAATGTTAACCAACAATTCAATTTCAACTAATTGAATGCGATGAAAAAGGTCAATTAAATAGCTTTTGTCTTTAAACAAGTCTTTTTTAACCTGATCTATTATTTtgagttttctttcaatgtATGTAAAGAATGCTTCTCAATCTTTCAATTCGCAGCCCTACTACTATACctaatatacatatttttatatatgtatttttttttcatatgtAAATGGCAAGTATAAACTAATATCTTTACCATCGAGGCCTTTTTTATGTTGCTGGTTTTGTTAATAAGTGTTTTATACATCGCCGagttttccatttttttgcGGAAGACGCCAAACAGAGAAAAATTGTTAAGACACAAGGAAAAACTAGGAATATCAACATAAACGTCGAGCATAGATAGTGAACTACACCATAAGGGTTCCGTCCAAGACTTCTAAAACAAGCaaaggttttttttcttccatatTTTAAATTCATGAATGAATGTAACTTCTCCAAAAGACGAGAGTCATAGATTctctaagaaaaaaagattaagTACGAGTGGATCACGATTCCACAAACTGAATGGGCATTCACAAGATATAAGCACATCCGAAGACCGCGATTCAATTGTTTCAAGTAACAYAACTTCAATAATGACTGATGATGTGTCCGACTACGATGGTGGCGGAAAATCGCATACCAATAATTCAGATTCCGATAGTGACGGGAACAACCATACCTTAAAAGAGCAAACCCGTAACAAAAGGGGCAGTGACCACAATCCTTTTCACAGTGGCTCTGGTATTTACCAACGGTATACGCAAttcaccaaaaaaagagaatttCAACCAACGTTTgcagaaaacgaaaacgtGAGGCACCTGCCGAATGATGACCATGCAAAGagtgatgaagacgatAATATCGAAAACGAACTTCAATTTACACCAAGGATCAAAGAACCCAGTATACTCCGATCAAGTTTGttaaaacaaagaaacgAATCGTATACGCATAATCCCGTACCGAATGAACCGAAGATTAAATTTAAACCAACCGCCAATAACAAAAGCACCTCACAGAGAAAATCCAGTGCAGTGCTCCGTAAACAGCTGGGGAAACCATTGCCGTTGCCTTATTTGAACGGTTCCAGTGGCATTACAACGTCTGCGTTGCATAGAGACGAAGAATCATTTACAGACGAAGTAGttcagaagaaaaaagaactgatAGCATCCAAATGGCACAGACTCCTCTTACatgacaaaaaaatggtGGAAAAGAAGCTGGAGGGGTTGCGAGAGTATGaacgaaaaagaataccGACACAGGGGAGTGGTGTGTCTAATCGTTACCAAGACAATTCGTTCAAAGTATCGACGCCAACAAAGTCATATATGTCTTTGAATAGCACCTCGCTACCCCATATCACTGATATAGAGACCCCCATTAATATCTTCGAGGATGAAGGTAAAATGGAagcaaataaa encodes:
- the DUG3 gene encoding glutamine amidotransferase subunit DUG3, which produces MCRFLIFKGKQPIRLSHLLTRPAHSIINQSFDSRLRLDRRRPMNGDGFGVAYYPLDNELSEDGPCLFKAITPAWNNQNLSTLAEKTKSDLVFAHVRASTYGVLSETNCHPFTYHSLCFMHNGGISNFKGIKRKLLNHIKDEYLNFIQGSTDSECAFALFLDTLDKLGHDPKKQEGDFGNVALRKAMLQTIDYIRDWTKEANKNEVHVDPSLLNFAVTDGSTVIVSRYITSKTDXAASLHFSCGSSFVETSPGEYRVERLDRNQDVIMVASEPLTFERGDWTALPTNSILTIKKQTILLHPIIDEYYQEDPLYLRSSTLAESKGLMGSIPLAKAVERNVPPLEREGRTRPPTAATHIA
- the SRP1 gene encoding karyopherin alpha, which encodes MDTGTDSSTSKFVPEYRRTNFKNKGRFSADELRRRRDTQQVELRKAKRDEALAKRRNFVPPTDGADSDEEDESSISADQQFYSQLQQELPQMTQQLNSDDMQEQLSATVKFRQILSREHRPPIDIVIQAGVVPRLVEFMRENQPEMLQLEAAWALTNIASGTSAQTKVVVDADAVPLFIQLLYTGSVEVKEQAIWALGNVAGDSTDYRDYVLQCNAMEPILGLFNSNKPSLIRTATWTLSNLCRGKKPQPDWSVVSQALPTLAKLIYSMDTETLVDACWAISYLSDGPQEAIQAVIDVRIPKRLVEJLSHESTLVQTPALRAVGNIVTGNDLQTQVVINAGVLSALRLLLSSPKENIKKEACWTISNITAGNTEQIQAVIDSNLIPPLVKLLEVAEYKTKKEACWAISNASSGGLQRPDIIRYLVSQGCIKPLCDLLEIADNRIIEVTLDALENILKMGEADKEARGLNINENADFIEKAGGMEKIFNCQQNENDKIYEKAYKIIETYFGEEEDAVDETMAPQNAGNTFGFGSNVNQQFNFN
- the KAR1 gene encoding Kar1p, which produces MNVTSPKDESHRFSKKKRLSTSGSRFHKLNGHSQDISTSEDRDSIVSSNXTSIMTDDVSDYDGGGKSHTNNSDSDSDGNNHTLKEQTRNKRGSDHNPFHSGSGIYQRYTQFTKKREFQPTFAENENVRHLPNDDHAKSDEDDNIENELQFTPRIKEPSILRSSLLKQRNESYTHNPVPNEPKIKFKPTANNKSTSQRKSSAVLRKQLGKPLPLPYLNGSSGITTSALHRDEESFTDEVVQKKKELIASKWHRLLLHDKKMVEKKLEGLREYERKRIPTQGSGVSNRYQDNSFKVSTPTKSYMSLNSTSLPHITDIETPINIFEDEGKMEANKNVLHFQEQGQLTSFQKLQSEIETNTRKLDMIIDLLKDDTVGREEKKVADHGNVTLGPESDKGWWDSMMMMCKELRNIIKKYKEYFLWTICILILLYCNIYVYYKF